In the genome of Candidatus Nitrospira nitrosa, one region contains:
- a CDS encoding type II toxin-antitoxin system VapC family toxin, whose product MPYYYYDSTALVKRYSMERGTRIVNKLMVKRGRVAIVPTWTVTDFYSILCARAHEGQITRDDCYSVLYKFEIESKQGLYQFIAPQMETYLTTKELVLEYPFLRSAQVMHLALALELKPLRLTVVSTDTQLLAASKSAGLHIINPAED is encoded by the coding sequence ATGCCGTACTACTACTACGACTCGACCGCATTGGTGAAACGCTACAGCATGGAGCGGGGAACCCGCATCGTCAACAAGTTGATGGTGAAGCGTGGCAGAGTCGCCATCGTCCCGACCTGGACCGTGACGGACTTCTATTCCATCCTCTGCGCCCGTGCTCACGAAGGGCAGATCACACGGGATGATTGTTACTCTGTGTTGTACAAGTTTGAAATTGAATCCAAACAAGGGCTGTATCAGTTCATTGCTCCTCAGATGGAGACCTACTTGACCACGAAGGAGTTGGTCTTGGAGTATCCCTTTCTTCGCTCGGCGCAAGTGATGCATTTGGCTTTGGCGTTGGAGCTGAAGCCGTTACGATTGACGGTCGTCAGCACGGATACGCAACTGTTGGCCGCATCGAAGTCCGCCGGACTGCATATTATTAACCCTG